One window of the Pyrus communis chromosome 17, drPyrComm1.1, whole genome shotgun sequence genome contains the following:
- the LOC137723206 gene encoding uncharacterized protein — MKNKGSSSSQIQQQPPGPLTTTTSSFSIESIESSIQHLTRSWHRRQQWQKFLCNNSTQFQDLNVNRAPWRTHLANFLESKPVHTICISLLITDLILTILELSSSLFTKCNTAPPNKSSRTQEIWYHWVGIAILALLSAKTVAQAVALGMSTFFRRPGYMVDGVVLMGALFLEAFFERKGGGLLVVASLWRVVRVVESAFELSDEAIEAQIASVVCQFEVLREENRRLAEIIAEKDMIIQKLQEELEQYCTSQ, encoded by the coding sequence atgaaaaacaaagggTCCTCATCATCTCAGATTCAACAACAACCACCTGGCCCTCTCACAACCACCACCTCATCATTCTCCATTGAATCCATTGAATCCTCAATCCAACATCTCACAAGGAGCTGGCACAGAAGGCAACAATGGCAGAAGTTTCTCTGCAACAACTCCACACAGTTTCAAGACCTTAATGTTAATAGAGCACCATGGAGGACTCACTTGGCAAATTTCCTCGAGTCCAAACCTGTTCATACTATTTGCATTTCGTTGCTGATTACTGATCTCATCCTCACCATCCTCGAACTCTCCTCATCTTTATTTACCAAGTGCAACACAGCACCACCAAACAAGAGCAGTAGGACACAAGAAATCTGGTACCATTGGGTGGGGATTGCTATTCTCGCCCTGCTTTCGGCGAAGACGGTGGCTCAGGCCGTTGCGCTCGGTATGTCCACGTTTTTCAGGCGTCCGGGGTACATGGTCGACGGGGTTGTTTTGATGGGTGCTTTGTTTTTAGAAGCGTTTTTTGAGAGAAAAGGTGGCGGGCTGCTTGTTGTGGCCAGTTTGTGGCGTGTTGTTAGGGTGGTTGAGAGTGCTTTTGAGTTGAGTGATGAAGCCATTGAAGCACAGATTGCCAGTGTGGTGTGTCAGTTTGAGGTGCTGAGGGAGGAGAATAGGAGACTTGCTGAGATCATTGCTGAGAAGGACATGATTATCCAGAAGCTCCAGGAAGAATTAGAGCAATATTGTACTAGTCAATAG
- the LOC137723708 gene encoding uncharacterized protein encodes MLESQLKNPARAGTGVSQSLQKQVAPNDNPGQPESPFSIRQYVLDCRQKDVFSNWPFPEKYLQICLDHGISDALPPFESHTSAIKSIRGAVGLNCTQQDDNNAVDFESGVPDIIEETEDGGKLCSDNEEAISKLSNQHCHFSPSNSSREREENKADFSSHISSNSIVSTDQPSTTIPSSHLNVVGCNETLTSSRKPRHMKKRHKGKHKKRSMGNILDVAKPCTPEDLLRIKRLCCVSSVPLENGGEGIETLIDAKQDCNSDLTKDYSSEKPERDGSEAANLSMQSSKKFVVKFTFSGCKSNV; translated from the exons ATGCTTGAATCTCAGCTGAAAAACCCAGCTCGGGCCGGGACTGGGGTTTCACAATCTCTGCAGAAACAAGTAGCTCCAAATGATAACCCTGGTCAACCAGAATCGCCCTTCTCCATAAG ACAGTATGTTCTTGATTGTCGCCAGAAAGATGTATTTTCTAACTGGCCATTTCCAGAGAAATACTTGCAAATTTGTCTCGACCATGGTATTAGCGATGCGTTGCCGCCCTTTGAATCCCATACTTCAGCTATCAAATCGATCAGAGGAGCGGTAGGTTTGAATTGTACTCAACAAGATGATAACAATGCTGTTGACTTCGAAAGCGGAGTACCAGATATCATTGAGGAGACTGAAGATGGGGGTAAACTGTGCTCTGACAATGAGGAAGCAATATCAAAACTTTCAAATCAGCACTGCCATTTCTCTCCTTCGAATAGTAGTCGTGAGCGTGAAGAAAACAAGGCGGACTTTAGTTCCCACATATCATCCAATAGCATAGTTTCAACTGATCAACCTTCAACTACAATACCAAGTTCACACCTTAATGTTGTTGGGTGCAATGAAACTTTGACTTCTtctaggaagccaaggcatatGAAAAAACGACACAAGGGTAAGCATAAGAAGAGGTCGATGGGGAATATCTTAGATGTAGCCAAGCCTTGTACACCGGAGGATCTCCTTAGAATTAAAAGATTGTGCTGTGTTTCAAGCGTACCTCTTGAGAACGGGGGTGAAGGAATTGAGACTTTGATCGATGCTAAGCAAGATTGCAACTCTGATCTAACCAAGGATTACTCGAGTGAAAAGCCTGAGAGAGATGGTAGTGAAGCAGCGAATCTCAGCATGCAGTCCAGCAAAAAATTTGTAGTGAAGTTCACGTTTAGCGGTTGCAAATCGAATGTCTGA
- the LOC137723424 gene encoding uncharacterized protein isoform X1 has protein sequence MFGISYGELFLLIGATAALVGPKDLPRIARAAGRLAGRSIGYVQLARGQFDNVMQQSQARQVHKELQDALAQLESIRYEVRSISLMNPGPMTRKLIDNIQDPAPLSSGTNISLEKPKEERKSINSVMKDSTLRTSDAPNFHSQATAYAKLAESDAVKAGTLKSGAVKDDLYDESGLFIVLPISAESTGMLPNRKENVKGSDLVLEAVVEAEVARNAKDFFSQPENQIQGTEK, from the exons ATGTTCGGTATTTCGTACGGAGAGCTCTTCCTCTTGATCGGTGCCACAGCTGCTCTAGTCG GACCAAAGGATTTGCCTAGAATTGCCAGAGCAGCAGGGAGGTTAGCGGGTCGGTCCATCGGGTATGTTCAGTTAGCTCGAGGCCAATTCGATAATGTTATGCAGCAGTCTCAAGCTCGCCAG GTTCATAAAGAGCTTCAAGATGCATTGGCTCAGCTAGAGTCGATTCGTTATGAAGTCCGAAGCATATCACTTATGAACCCCGGTCCTATGACTCGAAAGCTGATTGATAATATTCAAGACCCGGCTCCTTTGAGTAGTG GAACCAACATTTCACTTGAGAAGCCCAAGGAGGAGCGGAAGTCAATAAATAGTGTAATGAAG GATAGTACTTTGAGAACCTCCGACGCACCTAATTTTCATAGTCAAGCAACTGCGTATGCAAAATTGGCTGAATCTGATGCTGTGAAGGCTGGCACTTTAAAAAGCGGTGCAGTGAAAGATGACCTTTATGATGAGAGTGGTCTTTTCATTGTTCTCCCAATTTCAGCTGAAAGCACTGGGATGCTACCAAATCGCAAGG AGAATGTTAAAGGATCGGACCTTGTGTTGGAAGCGGTAGTTGAAGCAGAGGTAGCACGTAATGCCAAAGATTTCTTTTCACAACCTGAAAATCAAATACAGGGAACTGAAAAGTGA
- the LOC137723403 gene encoding probable aldo-keto reductase 2 isoform X1: MTRSAYDSTNHSTTAAATTTIHPAPSFYQTASIHITHTHTYIYTRLSLSHKRTQRHSHSSLCNSDKNNNRSYQAMAGVVRRIKLGSQGLEVSAQGLGCMGMSAHYGPPKPDQDMITLIHHAIDAGVTLLDTSDVYGPYTNEILLGKALKGGVRDKVELGTKFGCSSVDNKWDIRGDPAYVRAAIEGSLKRLGIDSVDLYYQHRIDTRVPIEVTVGELKKLVEEGKIKYIGLSEASASTIRRAHAVHPITAVQLEWSLWARDVEEDIIPTCRELGIGIVAYSPLGRGFFSSGANLVDNLANDDFRKYLPRFQAENLEHNKTIFERVSDLAARKGCTPSQLALAWIHHQGNDVCPIPGTTKIENFNQNIGALSVKLTPEEMAELESYASADAVKGDRYMDDAFTWKDSETPPLSSWKAA, translated from the exons ATGACTCGCTCCGCTTACGACTCCACCAACCACTCCACCACCGCcgctgccaccaccaccatccatCCTGCTCCCTCATTTTACCAAACTGCCTCCATTcatatcacacacacacacacatatatatatacacgtctctctctctcacacaaacGCACACAGAGACACTCTCACTCCTCACTTTGCAATTCAGACAAAAACAACAACCGCAGTTATCAAGCAATGGCAGGAGTAGTGAGGAGGATCAAGTTGGGATCGCAAGGCCTGGAGGTTTCGGCTCAAGGCCTTGGCTGCATGGGTATGTCCGCCCACTACGGCCCTCCGAAGCCCGACCAAGACATGATCACTCTCATCCACCACGCCATCGACGCCGGCGTCACCCTTCTCGACACCTCCGACGTCTACGGCCCCTACACCAACGAAATTCTTCTCGGCAAG GCGCTCAAGGGAGGGGTGCGAGACAAGGTTGAATTGGGCACGAAATTCGGTTGCAGCTCTGTGGATAACAAGTGGGACATTCGAGGTGACCCTGCGTATGTGAGAGCTGCTATTGAGGGTAGCTTGAAGCGCCTTGGCATTGACTCCGTTGATCTCTATTATCAGCATCGCATTGACACCCGTGTCCCTATTGAAGTCACG GTTGGGGAACTCAAGAAATTAGTTGAAGAGGGTAAGATAAAGTACATTGGTTTATCCGAGGCCTCAGCTTCCACAATAAGAAGAGCACATGCTGTTCATCCAATAACAGCAGTGCAGTTGGAGTGGTCGTTGTGGGCTAGAGATGTGGAGGAAGATATAATTCCAACTTGCCG GGAACTTGGCATTGGTATTGTTGCATACAGTCCTCTAGGAAGAGGATTTTTTTCATCAGGCGCTAATTTAGTCGACAATCTAGCCAATGATGATTTCCGAAAG TATCTACCCAGGTTCCAAGCCGAAAACCTAGAGCATAATAAAACAATATTCGAGCGGGTTAGTGATCTTGCAGCAAGGAAGGGGTGCACGCCATCTCAACTAGCACTGGCCTGGATTCATCACCAAGGGAATGATGTGTGTCCCATACCCGGAACCACCAAGATTGAGAATTTTAACCAGAATATTGGAGCTCTGTCTGTGAAACTGACACCAGAAGAAATGGCCGAGCTTGAATCTTATGCTTCAGCCGATGCCGTTAAAGGTGACAGATATATGGATGACGCTTTTACTTGGAAGGACTCCGAAACTCCGCCACTGTCTTCATGGAAAGCCGCATGA
- the LOC137723064 gene encoding uncharacterized protein — MNIIPEEWKSLFPISSVFKPPLLLSNPSLKPILGPLIFNPKPNSAAILFSSSCFLPHLPPPPHLSLPRFLLTSSPDSAPLPSTSHSIASLFGPHNHKHDVVSSLLHNRLELLQCPQINTIVVFFPTGQNSDQVGFLQLVLKDSTFGVKADESGEVLGLRGPSNYRISRISVNPVPGFSSSRGNDSSVVIGYLLASTMHSVQWFTVKVGDTSSNLGNKVSLSYLGSKVFKTCCVVHASWSPHLQEESVVLLENGALFLFDLESRPKAHNFKFKGTRLKVVWDNGDVSSTSRNYRWLSCEFSWHPRVLVIARSDAVFLVDLRSCECSVTCLMKIEMLHMYVPVEKEQFLVLSRTASDDFHFVLASDTLLLLCDVRKPLMPVLQWAHGLDKPSYLDVFRLSELRSHLREDMYKWASDSGFCIVMGSFWNCQFNTFCYGPSLPTPIGSVASKVAELRKSFYAWELPSDVLLPGHECHCGNCILREEFVKDALPEWVDLQQKKEIVLGFGIVNKELSSLLSEPDEFGGFTLIRLMSSGKLELQRYCASWDPVKKVEESHRELLHFKDYFLDSLADEEYKFPRRFNYLKLDYLCAYLNDKLDEVLDTKMKVPSKIVQGTELFSPEYHELLCKKLRACGFGQFRSSPAVTSVLNDISLPTSIHEVVLKRLWSELPMELLQLAFSNYPEILEVLVDEKRSALEFSAVPDQSQLPPFILRKPSCRSSKWSQKVKPGDALVGPVLPLPILLTLHELRNGCLNSQDEQSGKFSVEAEISRSCNEIMQVASEMTVSKPDLEIVDEQAASLANDGEETWRCTQQPKPFFSYQPVAGTGSPMDHIRDKSVFKDDRFDTVISKVSEKNPAPNGSEDNVGLELFDDLCPVELKFDASDMTFKQKELSAYNVLKKQFVEWQNSFDLYKEFRSHIESNS, encoded by the coding sequence ATGAACATAATCCCAGAGGAATGGAAATCTCTCTTCCCAATCTCATCAGTCTTCAAGCCTCCTCTCCTCCTCTCAAACCCTTCACTTAAACCCATCCTCGGTCCCCTCATCttcaaccctaaacccaacTCCGCCGccatcctcttctcttcctcctgCTTCCTCCCCCATCTCCCTCCTCCACCCCACCTCTCTCTCCCCCGTTTCCTCCTCACCTCCTCCCCAGACTCCGCTCCTCTTCCCTCCACCTCCCATTCCATCGCCTCTCTATTTGGCCCCCACAACCACAAACACGACGTCGTCTCTTCCCTCCTCCACAACCGCCTTGAGCTCCTCCAGTGCCCGCAGATTAACACCATTGTTGTTTTCTTCCCCACTGGCCAGAACTCTGACCAAGTTGGGTTCTTGCAGTTGGTGCTAAAAGATTCGACCTTTGGTGTCAAAGCTGATGAAAGCGGTGAGGTTTTGGGTTTGAGGGGTCCATCCAATTACCGGATTTCGAGGATTTCAGTGAACCCGGTTCCAGGGTTTTCAAGTTCAAGAGGTAATGATTCTTCTGTTGTAATTGGGTATTTGTTGGCTTCTACTATGCACTCTGTCCAGTGGTTTACTGTAAAGGTTGGAGATACAAGttcgaatttgggtaataaagTTAGTTTAAGTTACTTGGGCAGTAAGGTTTTCAAGACTTGCTGTGTTGTACATGCCTCTTGGAGTCCACATTTACAGGAAGAGAGTGTGGTTTTGTTAGAAAATGgtgctttgtttttgtttgatttggaGTCTCGTCCGAAAGCCcataattttaagtttaaagGGACCAGATTGAAAGTAGTATGGGATAATGGTGATGTTTCGAGTACTTCAAGAAATTATAGGTGGTTGAGTTGTGAATTCAGTTGGCATCCTAGAGTTTTGGTCATTGCGCGTTCGGATGCAGTTTTCTTAGTTGATTTGAGGTCCTGTGAATGTAGTGTGACTTGTCTGATGAAGATTGAGATGTTGCATATGTATGTCCCGGTTGAAAAGGAGCAGTTCCTTGTGCTTTCAAGGACTGCTTCTGATGATTTTCACTTTGTTTTAGCTTCTGACACGTTATTACTTCTTTGTGATGTGCGCAAACCATTGATGCCGGTGTTGCAATGGGCTCATGGCCTTGATAAACCAAGCTATCTTGATGTGTTTAGACTGTCAGAATTGAGGTCACACTTGAGGGAGGACATGTATAAGTGGGCTTCTGACTCGGGTTTTTGCATTGTGATGGGGTCATTTTGGAATTGTCAGTTTAATACCTTTTGCTATGGCCCTTCCCTCCCAACTCCAATAGGATCAGTTGCTTCCAAAGTAGCAGAACTTCGGAAGTCATTTTATGCATGGGAGCTACCTTCAGATGTTTTACTGCCGGGCCACGAGTGCCATTGTGGAAACTGTATATTAAGAGAAGAGTTTGTAAAAGACGCTCTTCCTGAATGGGTTGATTTGCAACAGAAGAAAGAAATAGTTTTGGGTTTTGGCATTGTAAACAAAGAATTGTCTTCTCTGCTTTCTGAGCCAGATGAATTCGGTGGTTTTACATTGATCAGGCTTATGTCCTCGGGGAAGCTAGAATTACAGAGATACTGTGCATCGTGGGATCCTGTAAAAAAGGTAGAAGAATCGCATAGGGAATTGCTGCATTTTAAGGATTATTTTCTGGATTCCCTAGCTGATGAGGAGTACAAATTCCCTAGGAGATTTAATTACCTTAAACTGGACTACCTCTGTGCTTATCTAAATGATAAGCTTGATGAAGTCTTAGATACAAAAATGAAAGTTCCCTCTAAGATTGTTCAAGGGACGGAACTTTTTAGCCCAGAATACCATGAGCTTTTATGTAAAAAGTTACGGGCTTGTGGTTTTGGTCAGTTTAGATCATCTCCTGCGGTCACAAGTGTTTTAAATGACATCAGCTTGCCAACAAGCATACATGAAGTAGTTTTGAAGAGATTGTGGTCAGAATTACCAATGGAACTTCTGCAACTGGCCTTTTCTAACTACCCTGAAATCCTTGAAGTGCTTGTGGACGAAAAGAGGTCGGCTTTGGAATTCTCTGCCGTACCGGACCAATCCCAGTTGCCTCCTTTTATTTTAAGGAAGCCTTCATGCCGCAGCAGTAAGTGGTCACAGAAAGTGAAACCCGGTGATGCCCTTGTCGGTCCAGTTCTTCCTCTTCCTATATTGCTTACACTTCACGAACTTCGCAATGGGTGTCTGAATTCGCAAGATGAACAGTCAGGTAAATTTTCAGTAGAGGCAGAAATTAGTCGCAGCTGTAATGAGATCATGCAGGTCGCCAGCGAAATGACTGTTTCTAAACCGGACCTTGAGATTGTTGATGAACAAGCGGCATCCCTAGCTAATGATGGAGAGGAGACATGGAGATGCACTCAACAACCGAAACCTTTCTTTTCATACCAGCCAGTTGCAGGTACAGGATCTCCAATGGACCATATACGGGACAAATCTGTCTTTAAGGATGACAGATTTGACACCGTAATTTCTAAAGTGTCTGAGAAGAATCCTGCTCCCAACGGTAGTGAGGATAACGTCGGACTGGAACTGTTTGATGATCTTTGTCCAGTAGAGTTGAAGTTTGATGCATCTGACATGACGTTTAAGCAGAAGGAATTGAGTGCATATAATGTATTGAAGAAACAATTTGTAGAATGGCAAAACAGTTTTGACTTGTACAAAGAATTCCGCTCCCATATTGAATCAAATAGCTAA
- the LOC137723403 gene encoding IN2-2 protein-like isoform X2, with translation MTRSAYDSTNHSTTAAATTTIHPAPSFYQTASIHITHTHTYIYTRLSLSHKRTQRHSHSSLCNSDKNNNRSYQAMAGVVRRIKLGSQGLEVSAQGLGCMGMSAHYGPPKPDQDMITLIHHAIDAGVTLLDTSDVYGPYTNEILLGKALKGGVRDKVELGTKFGCSSVDNKWDIRGDPAYVRAAIEGSLKRLGIDSVDLYYQHRIDTRVPIEVTVGELKKLVEEGKIKYIGLSEASASTIRRAHAVHPITAVQLEWSLWARDVEEDIIPTCRELGIGIVAYSPLGRGFFSSGANLVDNLANDDFRKAILLRNPCSKNLISN, from the exons ATGACTCGCTCCGCTTACGACTCCACCAACCACTCCACCACCGCcgctgccaccaccaccatccatCCTGCTCCCTCATTTTACCAAACTGCCTCCATTcatatcacacacacacacacatatatatatacacgtctctctctctcacacaaacGCACACAGAGACACTCTCACTCCTCACTTTGCAATTCAGACAAAAACAACAACCGCAGTTATCAAGCAATGGCAGGAGTAGTGAGGAGGATCAAGTTGGGATCGCAAGGCCTGGAGGTTTCGGCTCAAGGCCTTGGCTGCATGGGTATGTCCGCCCACTACGGCCCTCCGAAGCCCGACCAAGACATGATCACTCTCATCCACCACGCCATCGACGCCGGCGTCACCCTTCTCGACACCTCCGACGTCTACGGCCCCTACACCAACGAAATTCTTCTCGGCAAG GCGCTCAAGGGAGGGGTGCGAGACAAGGTTGAATTGGGCACGAAATTCGGTTGCAGCTCTGTGGATAACAAGTGGGACATTCGAGGTGACCCTGCGTATGTGAGAGCTGCTATTGAGGGTAGCTTGAAGCGCCTTGGCATTGACTCCGTTGATCTCTATTATCAGCATCGCATTGACACCCGTGTCCCTATTGAAGTCACG GTTGGGGAACTCAAGAAATTAGTTGAAGAGGGTAAGATAAAGTACATTGGTTTATCCGAGGCCTCAGCTTCCACAATAAGAAGAGCACATGCTGTTCATCCAATAACAGCAGTGCAGTTGGAGTGGTCGTTGTGGGCTAGAGATGTGGAGGAAGATATAATTCCAACTTGCCG GGAACTTGGCATTGGTATTGTTGCATACAGTCCTCTAGGAAGAGGATTTTTTTCATCAGGCGCTAATTTAGTCGACAATCTAGCCAATGATGATTTCCGAAAG GCTATCCTCTTGCGGAATCCATGcagtaaaaatttgatttctaattGA
- the LOC137723424 gene encoding uncharacterized protein isoform X3 produces the protein MFGISYGELFLLIGATAALVGPKDLPRIARAAGRLAGRSIGYVQLARGQFDNVMQQSQARQVHKELQDALAQLESIRYEVRSISLMNPGPMTRKLIDNIQDPAPLSSGTNISLEKPKEERKSINSDSTLRTSDAPNFHSQATAYAKLAESDAVKAGTLKSGAVKDDLYDESGLFIVLPISAESTGMLPNRKENVKGSDLVLEAVVEAEVARNAKDFFSQPENQIQGTEK, from the exons ATGTTCGGTATTTCGTACGGAGAGCTCTTCCTCTTGATCGGTGCCACAGCTGCTCTAGTCG GACCAAAGGATTTGCCTAGAATTGCCAGAGCAGCAGGGAGGTTAGCGGGTCGGTCCATCGGGTATGTTCAGTTAGCTCGAGGCCAATTCGATAATGTTATGCAGCAGTCTCAAGCTCGCCAG GTTCATAAAGAGCTTCAAGATGCATTGGCTCAGCTAGAGTCGATTCGTTATGAAGTCCGAAGCATATCACTTATGAACCCCGGTCCTATGACTCGAAAGCTGATTGATAATATTCAAGACCCGGCTCCTTTGAGTAGTG GAACCAACATTTCACTTGAGAAGCCCAAGGAGGAGCGGAAGTCAATAAATAGT GATAGTACTTTGAGAACCTCCGACGCACCTAATTTTCATAGTCAAGCAACTGCGTATGCAAAATTGGCTGAATCTGATGCTGTGAAGGCTGGCACTTTAAAAAGCGGTGCAGTGAAAGATGACCTTTATGATGAGAGTGGTCTTTTCATTGTTCTCCCAATTTCAGCTGAAAGCACTGGGATGCTACCAAATCGCAAGG AGAATGTTAAAGGATCGGACCTTGTGTTGGAAGCGGTAGTTGAAGCAGAGGTAGCACGTAATGCCAAAGATTTCTTTTCACAACCTGAAAATCAAATACAGGGAACTGAAAAGTGA